A single window of Colletotrichum higginsianum IMI 349063 chromosome 8, whole genome shotgun sequence DNA harbors:
- a CDS encoding Transcription factor, protein MPPRSSLTSSFSITDSNNEVVCPLRNQDGSSCRKRCIGEKRYRSMQEHIRRAHPEHYISKLPATEESFLLMINTPPSERPPMQQPNATSVPQGSSLSIQGFSSKIDHPQGFNHDRHMYDNSNPGTPRVLEDHTVSSLLPTASAAAALAQLHGHKVEPEWESEMGWHSDSEGRRIPRTSIELPPLHLSNNDITSEPFPAMNSSRPRDILPSILTNSPPGRSSTLPPIQRPVGPARPRKQSVTKRGREAHHKKQKSRGSAADWLRRIQNDERLRPGNNDRKALSAEPSADYGKRWEDLIDAADQAASAAGDIDEDRTPMPQSPVSIHRASLPPFQHHHGFQAAAGGNYQASPLQQALTPPSYSQDTIDPFPSVESGESGENFHIESRGLSDSSPSYSSQNTQIYCAACQSVSLLKDSYACTECICGLCQACVDVLMAEQGARRKCPRCATIGGRFKPFQLDIR, encoded by the exons ATGCCGCCCAGATCTTCTCTAACGTCTTCCTTTTCAATCACCGACTCCAACAATGAAGTCGTGTGTCCTCTGCGAAACCAGGATGGATCTAGCTGTAGGAAGAGATGCATCGGT GAAAAACGATACCGTTCCATGCAAGAGCACATCCGCCGAGCACACCCTGAGCACTACATTTCGAAGCTCCCAGCGACCGAGGAAAGCTTTCTGCTCATGATAAACACCCCTCCGTCTGAACGTCCACCGATGCAGCAGCCAAACGCGACCTCTGTTCCCCAGGGTTCGTCCCTCTCAATCCAGGGCTTCTCCTCAAAGATTGACCATCCTCAAGGCTTCAATCACGACCGCCATATGTACGACAATAGTAATCCGGGGACGCCCCGGGTCTTGGAAGACCACACTGTCAGCTCCCTGCTTCCCACGGCcagtgctgctgctgcgctaGCTCAGTTGCATGGTCACAAAGTCGAACCCGAATGGGAGTCTGAGATG GGCTGGCACTCCGATAGCGAAGGACGCCGGATTCCCAGGACATCAATCGAGCTGCCGCCACTGCACTTGTCCAATAACGACATTACTAGCGAACCGTTCCCGGCCATGAACTCGAGCAGGCCGCGGGACATACTTCCGTCAATCCTAACAAATTCGCCTCCTGGTCGCTCTTCGACACTGCCGCCAATCCAGCGACCCGTGGGGCCCGCGCGACCTAGGAAACAGTCCGTCACTAAGAGGGGCAGGGAAGCACACCATAAGAAACAGAAATCTCGTGGATCGGCAGCAGACTGGCTTCGACGTATCCAGAACGATGAACGGCTTAGACCAGGTAATAATGACCGTAAGGCGTTATCGGCTGAACCTTCTGCAGACTATGGGAAAAGGTGGGAAGACCTCATCGATGCTGCCGATCAGGCTGCatcggccgccggcgacatTGATGAGGATAGGACTCCC ATGCCTCAATCACCAGTTTCCATTCACAGGGCGTCGTTGCCTCCGTTTCAACACCACCACGGATTCCAAGCAGCAGCTGGAGGAAACTATCAAGCCTCACCTCTACAGCAAGCCCTGACCCCGCCATCCTACAGCCAGGACACGATTGACCCATTTCCGTCGGTTGAAAGTGGTGAGAGCGGGGAGAACTTCCACATCGAGTCGCGAGGCTTATCAGATTCCTCACCGAGCTATTCGTCTCAAAATACCCAAATCTATTGCGCAGCCTGCCAGAGCGTCTCACTGCTCAAGGACTCGTATGCCTGCACAGAATGCATTTGCGGCCTGTGTCAAGCGTGTGTCGATGTTCTTATGGCAGAGCAGGGGGCCCGTCGCAAGTGCCCCCGTTGTGCCACGATTGGCGGTCGGTTCAAGCCATTCCAGCTTGACATCCGGTGA
- a CDS encoding Acylphosphatase, producing MAAKYKKRATEYGLTGWCRNTDNNKVEGEAQGDEDALKKLLKDIDQGPRSAKVVKLDQEERDLVNDENDFLVRR from the exons ATGGCGGCCAAGTACAAG AAAAGAGCGACCGAGTATGGACTCACAGGGTGGTGTCGCAACACGGATAACAACAAG GTTGAGGGCGAGGCGCAAGGTGACGAGGACGCGCTGAAGAAGCTTCTTAAAGACATCGATCAGGGGCCGAGGTCGGCCAAGGTCGTCAAACTCGACCAGGAGGAAAGGGATCTCGTCAACGACGAAAATGACTTTCTGGTCAGACGATGA
- a CDS encoding mRNA splicing factor rna helicase, giving the protein MTSSSDSAPAVDRAASAPAPAPILFRANKKRKVGLRQRAASPDDTATSPLEASNATHSKETEAVVPMTSGAVTVPTADEETESYIPAAFRQRSRKRLNGVGFSARGITTAAGASADDADLLSWTASSSSSSSRALVPAAASQPDDEPLVTKRFAPQTGTAAATVVNKHMMEYIESHLSNRKSSAAHPAPHPPPSASAASSPPPPIADPDPKNHPIMQGKLMEVDLGDEVRARNQAMTEKAARRLLGEVDGAGADNPDGRKGKKPRLGRDGKPWRPRNRRNSDDIKRDQLVEEILRENRLDVYDVPKPQEPQNEGPGDADDRIAEEFRREFMDAMVQRQQRKKTAAAPARAGARKADEDVLKGPKLGGSRNSRAAMRDLLLKKEKEKEKDLRR; this is encoded by the exons ATGACATCCTCGAGCGACTCAGCACCAGCTGTCGACCGGGCGGCCtctgcgccggcgccggccccgaTCCTTTTCCGCGCAAACAAGAAGCGTAAAGTAGGCCTCCGCCAACGCGCCGCATCACCCGACGACACCGCCACCTCTCCATTAGAAGCTTCGAATGCGACACACTCGAAAGAAACTGAGGCCGTCGTGCCGATGACGTCCGGCGCTGTCACAGTCcccaccgccgacgaagaaACCGAATCCTACATCCCCGCTGCCTTCCGCCAACGGTCCCGCAAGCGCCTCAACGGCGTAGGTTTCTCAGCGCGCGGAATTACCACGGCGGCAGGAGCATCggcagatgacgcagatcTCTTATCGTGgacagcatcatcatcgtcatcatcatcgcgCGCGCTGGTccccgccgcggcgtcgcAGCCTGACGATGAACCTCTCGTCACGAAGCGTTTCGCGCCACAGACGGGCACGGCCGCGGCTACCGTTGTCAATAAACACAT GATGGAATACATAGAATCCCACCTCTCTAACCGCAAATCCTCCGCCGCGCACCCCGCCCCACACCCCCCACCGTCCGCGTCGGCagcatcatcaccaccgccacccaTCGCCGATCCGGACCCCAAGAACCACCCCATCATGCAGGGCAAGCTCATGGaggtcgaccttggcgaTGAGGTCCGCGCCCGCAACCAGGCTATGACCGAAAaagccgcccgccgccttctcggcgaggtcgacggtgCGGGCGCCGACAACCCAGACGGCcggaaggggaagaagccTCGCCTTGGAAGGGACGGCAAACCCTGGCGGCCCCGAAACCGTCGTAATAGCGACGACATCAAGCGGGACCAGCTTGTCGAGGAAATTCTGCGCGAAAACAGAC TCGACGTTTACGACGTGCCGAAGCCCCAAGAACCCCAGAATGAGGGCCCTGGTGACGCTGACGACCGCATTGCTGAGGAATTCCGACGTGAGTTCATGGACGCTATGGTCCAGCGCCagcagaggaagaagacggctGCAGCGCCGGCCCGCGCGGGAGCCCGCAAGGCAGACGAGGACGTCCTCAAGGGACCGAAGCTGGGTGGCAGTCGCAATTCTAGAGCGGCCATGCGCGACTTGCTtctcaagaaggagaaggagaaagagaaggacTTGCGAAGGTAA